In Chelonoidis abingdonii isolate Lonesome George chromosome 9, CheloAbing_2.0, whole genome shotgun sequence, the genomic window TTTAGTCTGGGGTTTCCAATTTTTCTAACCTCTCTGCACATGTTGGAGTCCAACTATCCAAACAATAGGACTATCTACTGAAGGTGATACTTCTTGGAATTTGATCCAATATTCATACTGGTCTTCAGATATAGTCTCTGTGACTGTATTGATAATATCTCTTCACCACCACCATCTTTCATATGGGTTTCACGTTTTTTTTCTTACCCTCTGCGGTCATCTTCATAGAATAGCACTGAATGTTCATACGTCAGTGCTattttataacatgaaatactGATTGGCTACTCTGCACTTGTTATCTCAAGTGCATTAATGCCAGAAGGGCAGGCTTGACCTAGCTTTACTGATTAATATGCACACTTGAAGTTAATTTCACAaatattctttatttctttttaattaaagtcaCACTTGGGCCAGCTGTATTAGGAGCTAAATGCAGTTAGTCTTTTTGCAAACAGTTTTTCGTGctgctttatttttccttttcattttattggTCCATGTTAAACTCCATTGTGGTTAAATTCAACCTCTTTAGCCTCTTTCAAAGAATGGTTCTTGTGCACTGAACCCTCTGTCACATTTTGGgctgcaatccagaccagtgaggggtgtGCCACCAACCGCGCTATAACCTTGGGCACTTTGCAATGCtctgctgttgtagctcccaacctgggcttcTCACAACACACAACACAATCCTTTGGACAAAGATTATATGGCTATACTAGTGTGTGGGATGTGAATacagtggtccttttggtcaCACCGTCTTCATGCAATAAATCTTTCCTTTGAAAGGGTGACAGACTTAACACAGTTAGTaataacatttgtttgtttagttaTATTTCTTTGATGCACCCTATTATCCTATCCACATTTTGGGGGACTAATGGCTTCAAAGGACTTTACTTTCAAGCTTTCTTTCACCAGAAAATTCTTCCACTTGGACATAGAGTAATCTATAGAACGGACCCATCCTAACATAAATCGGACCTAAAAATACTTGTCAACTTCGATGTCTCCCATTGTAGCCTATGACTTAGACTCGGCCTCTTCTTCACATGCCTAATTAAATGAAAGTGGTGAGCTGCTTCATATTTAAGGAACTAGAACTGCTATGGATgagacaacaggagatggatgaGTGAAATAGTTAGTATATGTACTTGAAAACCACTCCCAACATACTGGAAAATATTACTGATGTGGTCTTGAAGTGTTTCCAGAACAATCCGCCTTTAATAGAAACAATACTTGTGTTCTCCTCAGTAAGTTACATGTATAATGTGTTCGTTAATTTTGGTGTAGCCATTGGACATTTTCAAAGCATGTTCAAGTGGCTTACATAGTTTGCATAATATGAGTGTTTATAGGTAGGTTCTTTAGCATTAAAAATGTTCTATTTTTGTATTTCGATTGAATTAATTCTCATATTAAGAACAATTAACATAAGCTAATATCATATACAGACttttaaatcaaatattaaatATGTGTGACCACACCAGGGGATTGcattttaactaaatcagtttgtttaatggtacaaaaacagtgtgtagaccagccctaaagaGGAGTGTGTTCATCCACAGGCTCTTAAAGTGAGGCTCCATCTGTCTCTCCTAAGAAAGTTTCTTTAAAGTGCAGGTCTATTCTGAGAACTAAGTACAAATTATTcagattttttctctttttgtgcaTGCAGTCATATCTGTTTGCTTTACTGAAATAAATAAGTGTTTTTCATGTTAGCTTTGCAGAACCAACACAGCTAAGATTAAGTTAATGGGATTCTATTCCATTTTGTGTTTCATCAAGAGAATTGTTTACTGAGTTCCGATTCACTGCACTTCCGTAAACCTATGTGATGGGAATGGGATTGCACAGATGTTACTAAGGGAATGagatggaaagagtccagcttgATTCTCAAAAGCCAAGATGAGTTATCAGAAGTAATTGTACATCAAGCACATATGATTCATAAATTAGCATGGTAGTACCATTCTGATTTGTCAATTTTCAGAGTACAACTACATTTGGTGATTCAGTTCcctcacctataaaatggggaaaagtttatttcctttttgttaaACAGTTTGAGATACTCTGGTAAAAAGGTACTGTTGTAAATTTTTTGAGGTAGGGATTATGTTTTCCTCTGTCTCCTGTGGAGCACTCTGCATGTGTTCAGTAAATATAATTGCTTGTAACTTTACCAATTTTCACCTGCAGTACTAAGAAAATGGGGCAACTACATGTGAGCAGTTTGAGTCCATATTGTTCCACATGTAAATATCCATAAATCCTAGGTTTGTAAAGTTATTGAGGTGCTGCTTTGCTCAACATTGTCATCAAAAGTTACTTAcgcacttaggagcctaattcccattgactttcaaattattttaatctATATTGATGATAATCTAAAAGTATGCCAAATTCTTTTTAAAGTACCCTTTAACAacacaaggccaaattctgaagtcagtggaggtactccagatttataccagaGGTAGATTTTGGCCTATAATTTATATCTTATTAGATCACAGTGCACTTATTATGGGTTTTTGCTCCAAATATTGACTCAAAACATGAAACAGGAAGTGAAATGGGTCAGCTAGTACATATGAGTGCTGCTGGATTAGTGGTAGCAATGAGGGGATTCTAGCATGAAACTGGTTTTATATCGGCAGTGAAGAATGCAAAGATTCACTTTAGTTGAATTtgcttaaaaaaggtaaaaatgttATGCAACAGATGGTCactaatctttaaaaatattaatttaaaaatgtactcTTATATGTTGTAACCATACAAATATGAAGAAAACAAATTTGTAAACTAAACCAgtgcaaacttttaaaataacatgtaattttaaaaatatgttttatttcaaGATAAATTTTAGCAAGATATATGTTGTAATAAGggtgaaaaaaatgtgtttctaaCTAAGTATTCAAACCCTAAAACTGAGGGCTTACAGTCAGCCTGAGTGCTGTTTCAGACAAGAAAAACAACATTCACACGTCAGGTTTTCCATTCTTGATGCACCAGGTGAATGGGTTGTTTTACTAAGCATTTACactgtggtgggaggggaaacccaaAGGAAGGGAGTGTAAAAGGGTGATGAGAGAGTGAGCCAGCACCCAATGTTGTTGGATAGCTGTCAGTACTTGGAGCTCCAAGATCTACTGCATTAATCTTTACAATGCTGCCAGCCATTAGCTAGGTGTGTTGCTGTGGCAGCAAATTCACATGCTGTCAGAGAGAGTGGAAGTAAGTTCTTAAAAGATGTTTCCACAGGCAAGTTTAAATGCCCTTTAGTAAATGTACTGTCAGTTCTTTTTTTCCTCACCCTCATCATTTATATGTTTTCAAACATTTAGTTTTAGTTGTAAGTGTAACCTTAAATTTGAATTTCTTGTTTTTAAGTTTCTTTTCCCGTTAAGTTATTGATAAATGTCTAcagactttctccagtttaatcttgttttttgTCTGGGAATACCAGTCTAACATTTACAGTATCTTTGTGGTGATGGAGTTCTGTTAACAGGAATACTAGAGGAGAGTGTATCCACTCCTGAAGTCCTAAAATAACAGGCTCGCTTCCTCATGCCATCTACTTACCAGACAAGTGTTTTTATGTAACTGCACTGTATTTACTTTTCTTATTGCATATAAATAACCAGTTACTATAGCAACTCTCACCTCACATGATATTTGCCCCTGCACACTGTATTAACTACAAACAAAGAACACCCAAAGAAACAATCACAGCATTCTGTCAGGTGAATGCAATGACCCAGAAAAACAGATACATAAAAATCCCTTTAACAATAGCCCAGCTCTTCCACCCACAAGATTTGGGCACAAAGGGGATCCTCCAACTGGAGATATATTTCCTTCCAGAGGGACTGGAGCTCAGCTGTCTCCATAacattcttctctcttcttttgccAAATCTCATGAAGCAATCCCTGCAGGGGATGAAGAATGGCTGGGATGGGGCAGACATGGGCAGCCCAAGAAATAGGGGGAGATGCACATCTTTCTCCCTGAAAAGATTGTACACCccatattttacattatttagcGCAGGTTCCATTGTCCCCTCTATACGAGGTGCTTTACAACCCCAAAAGACATGGTTTCTAGTTCAGCCTCATTTAAGACAGATGTAAATTGAGCATGGCAAACAATAATGAAGGGAAGATAGAGAGATAAGGGTATAAACAATATGTTCACACAATTACATAGGCTAGCTATATCCTCAGCTTGATGGTTCCAGCTCCCTTAAATGTGGGGagaaagatttgttttgtttcGGGTGTTGTTGTGGGAAGgggttgtttgtgtttttgttttgttttgggagggATTGTTTTCTCTTCAAAGTCTTTGTGGATTTTGCCCTGATTGGCTGATTTCACGTAGTTACAGCAGTTATAGAAGTTGGTCtaaaggaggaaggaagaaaggacagTGGCTTTGCTGACTAGTCCAAGGAGGGAGTTCCAGGCATATAGGGGGGTAGGCTAGAAAACATGAAGACAGGTTCAGTGTTGCTTTCACATAGATAGTAGATTATTGATTATTCAAGTCATGTGTGTAAGCTGCTTAGTAAAACTGTGGCCAGATAAAATTATTTTGTTCAGAATAAGATTGTCATGATTAACCATTGCAAGAAGGTGCCCTGCTTAAATTCTTAGTTCAGTTTATACTGTTAATTATAAAGGTATCATCCTGCTTCTACTGTGTGTTGACAACTTCAAACATCtgtaaagaaacaagaaaaatgggTGTTTGTTTATCCACAGGACATGTCCTTAAAGAGATTTCAAACACAAACAAGATACTTAATGACAGCCTAGAGGAAAGTGTAAGTATTTTTTACTCTATCTAATCTTTTTGAAATAAAAGAActgttttactttaattttaaataaccCTATTATCACTTGCTTACTTTTAAAGTTCAAAAAATTTCATAAAGAGATTATATCTGAACTGGAGAAGAAAACAGAACTGGATGTAAAATATATGAATGTAAGTACACTGAATTAAATACCAGAAAAGAAATCTcatatatttatttgcattgcgTGTAGCCATAGCAATTGtttgtgcctttttaaaatgataatttaCAAAAGGAGCATACATAGAATTTGATCTTTAACTACTGAGGGATGTTTTCAACTTATTTGGTTTATTTTAGAAGTTATTCTGTAATGTACAACTATATATTAGAGAATATTATCTAAatcctaaatttaaaaaacaaattccgtaacatttttcatttattttaattgtaaatgaaaaaCCTGAGAGTGAATTAACAGTGGAATTTTGTTTTGACTAGATTCTCCAAcatgaagaaaaataattgacACATTTGTAGCTTTAATGTTAATCATCATAACAATACAGTGGATTTCTTAGCTGCCTGCATTAGTGCTCTGATAGTTGTATTGTTGCATGCACTGCAAGATACTTCAATGCTTTGATTGCAGGCAACTTTAAAGCGATACCAAACAGAACACAGAAACAAGTTAGATTCATTGGAAAAATCTCAGGCTgagctgaaaaaaatcaaaaggaaaagtcAAGGTGGAAGAAACGCAATGAAATATGAGAATAAAGAATTTGAGGTTAGTGTGCTCGCTCCTCTTACTTATTGGCTCCTCTCTTCTATCCAGTTTAGGGAAACTGGTCAGTAATAGAAAACTTACAGCTGTTAGTTCAAGTTCTCCTTTAGAGCAAACTGACCTTGATTTCTATGCCTGTAATATATTGAATTATCATATAGAATAATTCCTATATTAGTTATTTGGCAACAGTTAGAAGAACTTCAAAACAGTTGTTATTGTTTTTGATTTTTCCCAAGTTATTTTAGGTTAAGAAGATTATTAGcatatgtaattaaaaaaaacagatgttAAGGTTTAGGGTCCAATCCTATACTCTGTACATGGAGTCCCATTGATTGTATTactctttgtaggatcaggccctggattttgttttttaacgtAGCTTCTATTTTTGTACTAGCAATTAATTATTGGTTGTAGTAATGGCATTTGGATTTCTGACTACTGGATTTACAATCAGCATCAAATAGTAGGACATCCAAATACTATTACTTGTGGCCACAATTAATTGCAACTTATTATATATTCCAGTACATACAAGCTTGAATTCTTAACTGTGCCCAAGCACAGACACAGTGAGGGGCtagggagggtgggagagaggattGACAGAGGGCCAGCCACTGTTCCCTGAATCTGTTACACAAGTTCCTAGTGGAGCAGGTGGTATCAGCAAGTGGCAGACTAGGTGCAGGAGGTTCCAGTATGCTACTGGGGGACATTGTGTTGCCATCTTGGAGGGGAGATGTAAAACTTAGGACTGACTATTTGTGTTAATTAAAGATCACCAGGTAATCTTTGTAAAAGACTGGTCTTAACTCCTCTGTGTACATATAACAGTTGCCTATAGTAACAATAGTGGGTAAAGTTAGACCTGTGTGTAGTTGATCTATCAGTTGAAGTTTTTTAAGTGCTTTGGAAACCTTCATTCTGAAAGGTGTTATGCTAAACATAATATATTATCACTTAGTATTACCTGTCCTAATGTTCCTATAAAGAGCCTTGCCATTAtgatgcaaaataaaaaatagtaacaTTGTGAAAGTAAACAGATAGATTGTGCTGTTGCTTCAAATAATGGTACaaattttaatgtaaatgttTTGTATGTATCAGATATACACAAATACTTGTTTATTTGCAGTTTTCTTTGCACTTCCTTCAGTCTTCATTTCATgttacttattttaatttttttctttatcttctattttcaatgttttttctttataaaaatgttttagccAAGTCTATTGAACATAATGTTTAGCTACTGTTTCTAGTTATTTGTATAATAACATAAGTTCAGTAGAGGAAGGATTGTCTTGTGATTAAGGTactagactgggattcagaagatcAAAGTTTAATTCCCACCTCTCCCATAGACTTCCTTGATGATCTTGGTCAGGTCTCAATCTCTCGGTGACTCGGTTCCCCAGCCATAAATTGAGGTAGTGATAGTTCCATACTTCACAGTGGTTTTGTGAGGTTAAGTTTGTTAATATTTGTGAAACACTGATAGACTATAGTGATGGGAACCCAGAGACAGGACCtgtgggataaaaaaaaaaaaagacagacagtaGATAATAAcgtctgaagtttaaaaaaaaaatacacaaattgATTTGTTCTGCTCACTTTCTGCTAGTCTGAAGTAGTCTTATGACCTATTTCATTTCTGTGTGGAGGCTAGAAGTTCTTTCCCTTTGCTGCTGCACTGTAtggattttgtttttctcttctaatATGTGCATGATTACTGGCAAACAATCAATTTTATCTACTTTGGTGGGCATAGTAAGGATAAATAATTATCTGAAATGTAAAAGAGATGTTTAAAGCAAAAGCTTCATGTTCCTTTACATAAAAGAATTTAGATTTCTTAAAATAATTCCAGAAAGGAACAAGATATGCTCAGATAAGTAGGGTTGTGTAAGAAAAGTCAAGCTCATGAGTAGCCTGAGCATAattcattattaatttattaattattattatttagtatttggaAACTGTGAGTTCTCGACAGAGTGATATTCAAAGATTTATTGCTGAAGGTTGCAGAGAAGCTCTACTTGAAGAAAAAAGAAGATTCTGTTTTCTGGTTGACAAGCACTGCAGTTTAACTCAGCATATGCACTTCTATCATAAACAGGTCAGTGTGGCTGGTAACATAGGTGGCATGAATGCAAATACTCACAGGGCCTAATCAGGTGAGGTAAAACTGATAGGGCCTAATTAGGTGAGGCAAAACTCATCTCCTTCGTGTATGCTGAGGTCCATAAATGATAAagataatataaaatacattatgtagctcatgaaaattttatttgatagaaaaatgttttcaatgcAGTATTTTTGGTTAGTAATCCATTACTTCTTGTAGTAATAAATTATGACCAGAAATCAAATATTATAAATATTCCAATATCTCAGTCTTACAGTACGGCAGTTATTTCTATCACATagcattactttacatttgtaTGTAAAGACTCCCTAGCAACAGTATTCATATTAGGCTAAATTCTGTTGTCCCTGACACATGTACAACCCTATATACAACACTGAGTTTGCACGGATGTAATTAAAGGCAGAATGTGGCCCTTTACAATTCAAATGTTggtttaaccaaaaaaaaacaacaacaacaaaccattATGTAACTTTTTTTACTGGTTACAGTGTGCAGATTTACTTAACTCCAAGTTGCCTGGATGGCAGGAAATGTGTAGTGATGCCACAAAAGTGCCAGAAAAAGTTATGAATATGATAGAAGATATGAAGACGCCTGGTTCCACTCCAATCTCAGGAACTCCACAACCTTCACCAGTGACAGAGAGAAATAGTATGGTATGTATTGGTTACAAGTTCTCAAGGTTGGATTGACTTCTCTGATCTCTTCATGTACAAAAACATTTGGACTCAAAAGCCATAACAAACAACCTGATTTATTCTGGAATGAGTTACAAACTGGAGCCTCAGTCCAGTAAATAGATGCATCAGGTAGATTCTTGTATCTACACGAAGCCCCATTGACTCCGGTGAATTCTGGGTTGCCAGGAAAAAGAAGCCATAGGCTCTCATGTTCAGACCCCTATTTGTAGGTGAAATAATTTTTGAAACACTTGAGTTTCTGAATGAAACTCAACTAAATTGGCAGGCATACAATGGTCATAATATACTGAAATATACTTGGAACAGGGGGGCACCCTGTTTACTTCaagagagtattttttttttctgaattaaagaGAAACCTAACTTACTATTTTCAAATGATTGAAAAGATAATAGTGATTATATATCTGATGAAATATATAACAACCAGAGTGTAACTGAATGGAATATTTATGTTAGAAactaggccccactcctgcaacTGGTTCTGTGTGGAAGGTCCTTGCACTCCTGTGGGTCCAGTGGCAGAGGACTcctccaggttttttttttttcatcaaagaAGTTGGGCAGCTAGGGACCTTCCACAATTTTAAGCTTGTATAATTTAAGAATATTTGGTTATTACTTTTTAGAATTCAGTGCTGAAAGTAATCTAAGAGGTCCCTGTCATTTTGTTACTATGATAATATTATCTTAATAAAACTTTGTGTCTTTAGGTTGGAAGAGTGCCCCCTGCTCCTACAGTTAGAGCATTTACTAGTCCTTTAGTTGACATGTTTAACAATCCACCAGCAGTTCCAAAGGTTCCTTCAGAAAGATTAAATAATTCAGGAGGTGAGTTTTTACTTgttgaaatgttattttaatgtagaaAATAGGCTTCACTTTCATCTTGCTACTGATATACAATAAGTACAAATGACATACTGTGCTATCTATCAAAAATTAGTGTAGCTGTCTTGGCTGTCACCGTAGTCACTATATGATATATCTTTGGAGTTCCAGCTGGAAAATCCTAGAGGAAGGAAAAATTGTCTTTCCAAAATGTTAGTGATATTCTTAGTAAAAAGATATTGCAGTAGGTAGCTGTCtaataagaaaaattaaaatactgaaggGGGAAGAACGTTTTATGGTAAAAGCCCAAGTCAAGAGATCTAGATTCTGTTGTAATCTCTGGAGCCATgcacagatacaaattttgtatccacatccaatcCATGATCCACAAACATGGTCTGGATGTAGATATCTGTGGCTATAAagcggatatccacagatttgcagggctctatcaATCTTTGCCAATTACTTCCTGATTAATTGTGAGCTAGACtcaaagtgggattttcaaaagcacctaatgtttcacttcagtgggagtagattTCAGCTAACAgagtctttgaaaatcccacctttaacCTCCCTTTGCCTAacttccccatctataaaatggtgaaAAATAGTAGTGCAGTGCTGGACCACATTTATTTAATGCCTGTAAAACTCATGAGATTCTCTGATAAAAGTGTAATAAGTTTTAATATCATCCTCATGAAATACAGTATTTGGTCAGCCACATGACTGTCACTTTGCATTCTTGGCATACTGGGCTGCCATTTTGTAAAGCCAAATGGAAATTGCTAGCATTCTAATTTAGCTCATTCTCTCTTAATCAAAGTGATTATTTCAGTGCATCCAAGTAGTAAAAATGAACAATATTGCATTGTTTAAAAAGGGTGCCAAAAGTAGTTTTGAAAAACAAGTGTGAGGTAAAATAGGTCTACTATTTCATTGTTTCTGGCTGCTCAAATGGAAAATCCCATAAAGCGTTGGGAAATGCCATTAAGATTAGGATACGCTGCTGTACTGGTGTTAAAACATTACGTCCAGATTATATTCTgcaagttagaaaaaaaaacctAGGGCAAGATCATAAGTTAAGGAATGCACAAAATTCTCCGAGATAATCAAAATAATGCTTGGCTCTCCtgctcaaacacacacaaaccatttacagtaactcctcacttaacgctgtagttatgttcctgaaaaacgtgactttaagtgaaacaatgttaagcgaatccaatttccccataagaattaatgtaaatgagggggttaggttccagggaaatttttttcaccagacaaaagactatattatatatatgtatacacacacacacacacacacacacacacacacacacacaataagttttaaacaaacaatttaatactgatacacagtgatgatgattgtgaaacttggttgaggtggaggagtcagagggtgtgATATTTCCCtgactgctaaatgatgaactagcaattggctgagctctcaagggttaactctctcactctgcaaggcagcaggaatggagggagatatgcgcatttcccttaagtacactgccttattattagatcagcttgctgagatctcagctgctgcaagctccctcggtcctgagccctgctctatggaagatggggtaagcggggtgcaggagcaggggggagggagacaccctgacattagcccccctcttccttcgcTCCTCCTcggtacagcaagcaggagtcttgggtagcagctccaaagcagagggcaggaccagcacatggcagtggggggagggacacagctgaactgcaggcagctgctgcacagggaacttaagggaggggggagctgataGGTGCTAATAGAGGGCTGCAGGTCCATCCTGGTTCcaggcccccaccagctagctgcaagggactgctcttcctgcaagcggtagacaaagcaggcagctgtcaAAAGAGGTTAgaagagagcattgcacaactttaaatgagcatgttccctaattgatcagcaacataacaaaacAATGGTTAActaggatgactttaagtgaggagttcctgtattaTGTGTAGTAGTTATGTCACTGACAAAGGTTTGAGACATCCCTG contains:
- the BAIAP2L1 gene encoding BAR/IMD domain-containing adapter protein 2-like 1 isoform X3, producing the protein MSRDPDEVNKLTESTYRNVMEQFNPGLRNVINLGKNYEKAVNAMILAGRAYYDGVAKIGEIAIASPVSKELGHVLKEISNTNKILNDSLEESFKKFHKEIISELEKKTELDVKYMNATLKRYQTEHRNKLDSLEKSQAELKKIKRKSQGGRNAMKYENKEFEYLETVSSRQSDIQRFIAEGCREALLEEKRRFCFLVDKHCSLTQHMHFYHKQCADLLNSKLPGWQEMCSDATKVPEKVMNMIEDMKTPGSTPISGTPQPSPVTERNSMVGRVPPAPTVRAFTSPLVDMFNNPPAVPKVPSERLNNSGGNSDDASLSRSTSVATGLNIMKRQKVKTIFPHTAGTNKTLLSFAQGDVITLLIAEEKDGWLYGEHDLTKVKGWFPSSYTKLLEEPSDETEHVTVRRNLL
- the BAIAP2L1 gene encoding BAR/IMD domain-containing adapter protein 2-like 1 isoform X2 — translated: MILAGRAYYDGVAKIGEIAIASPVSKELGHVLKEISNTNKILNDSLEESFKKFHKEIISELEKKTELDVKYMNATLKRYQTEHRNKLDSLEKSQAELKKIKRKSQGGRNAMKYENKEFEYLETVSSRQSDIQRFIAEGCREALLEEKRRFCFLVDKHCSLTQHMHFYHKQCADLLNSKLPGWQEMCSDATKVPEKVMNMIEDMKTPGSTPISGTPQPSPVTERNSMVGRVPPAPTVRAFTSPLVDMFNNPPAVPKVPSERLNNSGGNSDDASLSRSTSVATGLNIMKRQKVKTIFPHTAGTNKTLLSFAQGDVITLLIAEEKDGWLYGEHDLTKVKGWFPSSYTKLLEEPSDETEHVTVRSAAPIRSISSINLADKGGVVLPPPDYLGSLQTGTTSEMRADSSKGTIVKAPVATPESTTPKPVINGIIKPPFLSGENPFTTVKLRPTVTNDRSAPIIR